One Trichomycterus rosablanca isolate fTriRos1 chromosome 12, fTriRos1.hap1, whole genome shotgun sequence DNA window includes the following coding sequences:
- the fer1l6 gene encoding fer-1-like protein 6 yields MDKDKTDSGLPSKGVFGLKVKKKKKKGSKSLVFANSAAQEEPETKAPDEEPLVKDPLNVPAETAECASNLVPSQYLSFREHVNTKRSKTVAKVLETESRPQTFQISINITEARQLVGENIDPSVVIEIGDEKKQTSVKESTNAPFYNEYFVFDFFAHQEIFFDKVIKLSVMHSKIMKSYCIGAFRIDVGTVYNQPGHQFTNKWAALFDPLDVRTGVKGHLKCDICVTAKGDVLPRSQKFSDAEEQIEKNPLLPEGFPSMRPWASYSVKVYRAEGLPRMNSGLMANVTKAFVSDNTALIDPYVEVSFFGQTGRTSTQKSTADPVWNEQVVFKEMFPPLCQRLKIQILDEGSMNDVAIGTHYIDLRRISSDQDGDNGFLPTFGPAWVNIYGSSRNSTLVDDSHDMNEGIGEGVSFRGRIYIQLTVEILTGGAESKSLLSLKTPKDAKGGKGAAKDPKAGAGGAGGEEEKTKVTGSIVLPVDPPEMISDEDKENFLLFGAVFEATMIDRRIGDKQISLEFTIGNFGNFIDGTAQTASKKKVENPSSQEADTTSLLENQTPPMTCKSTTPPEKPLIGHNNRTYFYLPFLNNKPCVHIWSAWENWTYRLHQSNMLDRIAKMFEQGVAKVAELEKLVNPNAEPLMRAVLQEFCKDAREFIGFAENKVKKTYLNVLDKKRLMLCKQELESMIGVAGTITELKRKPLTVKEMLAKAQRLSHRIRFLVEEPQHTLPDIFVWMLSNNKRVAYARIPARHLLYSENLVEKGKDCGKIKTLFLKPPSKRSTGWIVQAKVDVYLWLGTSKETSYMMENLPEGFEPQGVLSEDGKCIFPETIFFKEKHEFQLRSHMYQARGLIAADNTGLSDPFARVSFLSNSQVTAIINQTLTPTWNQMLILNKVSLYGELSELVKEPPLVVIEVYDDDALGKAEYLGSTVAVPEVRLNEEMYIPPQLQYSALYCGGLSGGDILGAFELIQTGQNPLPAIEEPEGGNYTVPSYIRPVLCKYRIEVLFWGLRELKKVQLLSVDRPQVFIECAGKGIHSSVIQSYKSNPNFSVILDSFDVELPENEYLHPPLTVTVVDWRAFGRSTLVGSHVINNLGLFKYTPPALPPSRAQSQDTLAIERNELLFLAAPLPVQEGTEAQSSGDVSVTIDPEVCKIPVTEPVPQDKEIKESRKSKRRSSKRKKRTAADESADSVIDWWSKYYASMEKIQLVKQREINPFPDLYEAVPSLHNLISDGISTLGKGMKEKKREVLKGSVLEQPKIATLTIYDKELEAEFGPFDDWVKTFELFRGKANEGDSSGAERLVGKFKAGFCLYKLPEGDEGSTDPGEYKISQGIPPNSPVNVLIRVYIVSASNLHPADPDGKADPYIVLKLGKTEIKDRDNYIPKQLNPVFGRSFEILATFPKESLLKVLIYDFDLVGGDDLIGETEIDLENRFYSRHRATCGLSTEYAIDSYNAWRDAINPSDLLIKLCKENKLDHPVFSPGRITIGDKVYTGKTVFIDEDQVVESYEHLALKVLHRWEEMPGVGCKLIPEHIETRTLYIKNKPGMDQGQLQMWVDIFPMDMRHPGPPVDISPRKPKGYELRIIIWNTEDVILEDTNFLTGQQSSDIYVKGWLKGLEDDGQETDVHYNSLTGEGNFNWRFVFPFHYLPAEKQVVISKRDHIFSLDKTEQKLPAVLVLQVWDFERLSSDDFLGSVELDLHGFPRGAKTAKLCKMDMLTDISDSISIFQQKRAKGWWPFVKAEELTGKVEAEFHLVTADEAEKNPVGRARKEPEPLEKPNRPDTTFSWFVNPFKCFFHLIWKNYKKYIIAGLVLLILAVFLALLFYTLPGAISNKIVSG; encoded by the exons ATGGATAAGGACAAAACTGACTCTGGATTACCAAG CAAAGGTGTTTTTGGACTCAAggtaaagaagaagaagaagaaaggcAGCAAAAGTCTAGTCTTTGCAAACAGCGCTGCTCAGG AAGAACCTGAGACCAAAGCTCCTGATGAAGAACCATTAGTTAAAGATCCTTTAAATGTGCCAGCTGAAACCGCTGAATGTGCCAGTAATCTCGTCCCCTCTCAATATTTGTCCTTCAGAGAACATGTCAATACTAAGAG ATCCAAAACTGTTGCTAAAGTTTTGGAAACTGAAAGCAGGCCACAGACTTTCCAG ATCTCCATCAATATCACAGAGGCCAGACAGCTGGTGGGTGAGAATATTGACCCCAGTGTGGTGATTGAAATTGGAGATGAAAAGAAACAAACATCGGTAAAAGAGAGTACGAATGCACCCTTTTACAATGAG TACTTTGTGTTCGACTTCTTTGCCCATCAAGAGATCTTTTTTGACAAAGTTATTAAACTTTCA gTGATGCATTCAAAGATCATGAAAAGCTATTGTATAGGAGCATTCAGAATTGATGTAGGAACTGTCTACAATCAACCTG GTCATCAGTTCACTAATAAGTGGGCAGCTCTTTTCGATCCATTAGACGTCAGGACAGGAGTGAAAGGCCACCTGAAGTGTGACATCTGTGTGACAGCCAAAGGAGACGTGTTGCCCCGTTCTCAAAAGTTTTCTGATGCTGAAGAGCAGATTGAAAA GAACCCGCTGCTACCTGAAGGCTTTCCCTCGATGCGACCATGGGCTAGCTATTCTGTCAAAGTCTATCGGGCAGAAGGTCTTCCCAGAATGAACTCTGGCCTCATGGCCAATGTAACCAAAGCCTTTGTTAGTGACAACACAGCTCTCATAGATCCGTATGTGGAGGTGTCATTCTTCGGCCAGACA GGACGGACATCCACCCAGAAGAGCACAGCAGACCCTGTGTGGAACGAACAGGtggtttttaaagaaatgtttcCTCCTTTGTGCCAAAGGCTAAAAATTCAGATATTAGATGAGGGAAGCATGAATGACGTAGCGATTGGGACTCACTATATTGATCTGCGCAGAATCTCCAGTGACCAGGATGGAGATAACG GTTTCCTCCCGACATTCGGTCCAGCCTGGGTCAACATCTACGGTTCATCCCGTAACTCAACTCTTGTGGATGATAGCCATGATATGAATGAGGGAATTGGGGAAGGGGTGTCATTCAGAGGTAGGATTTACATCCAGCTAACTGTGGAGATCCTGACTGGAGGGGCTGAGTCGAAGTCTTTGCTCTCCCTCAAGACTCCTAAAGATGCCAAGGGAGGAAAGGGAGCAGCTAAAGACCCCAAAGCTGGAGCAGGAGGAGCAGGTGGAGAGGAGGAAAAAACCAAGGTCACAGGCTCAATAGTGCTACCTGTGGATCCACCAGAAATG ATTAGTGATGAGGACAAGGAGAACTTCCTGCTGTTTGGTGCTGTGTTTGAGGCTACTATGATTGACAGGAGGATTGGTGATAAACAAATTAGCCTCGAGTTCAcaattg GAAACTTTGGTAACTTCATAGATGGTACTGCTCAAACGGCTTCcaagaaaaaagtggagaatCCTTCAAGCCAAGAAGCTGATACAACTTCTCTTCTAGAAAATCAAACACCACCAATGACCTGCAAGTCCACCACACCACCTGAAAAACCTCTTATAGGACATAATAACAG GACCTActtttatttaccttttttaaataataagccTTGTGTTCATATATGGAGCGCTTGGGAAAACTGGACATACCGTCTCCACCAGTCCAACATGCTGGATAGGATAGCCAAAATGTTT GAACAAGGTGTGGCCAAGGTGGCAGAGCTGGAAAAGCTGGTGAATCCCAATGCAGAGCCTCTTATGAGAGCTGTTTTACAAGAATTTTGTAAAGATGCCAG GGAGTTTATCGGTTTTGCTGAGAACAAGGTGAAGAAAACTTATTTAAACGTGTTGGATAAGAAACGGCTCATGCTGTGCAAGCAGGAACTG GAGAGTATGATTGGTGTAGCAGGAACCATCACTGAACTAAAGAGGAAACCCCTTACTGTCAAAGAGATGCTGGCAAAGGCGCAAAGACTCAGTCACAGAATCAGATTCCTGGTGGAAGAG CCCCAGCACACCCTGCCAGATATATTTGTGTGGATGCTCAGTAATAATAAGCGTGTGGCGTACGCCCGCATCCCTGCACGCCACCTGCTTTACTCTGAGAACCTCGTGGAAAAAGGAAAAGACTGTGGAAAGATCAAAACCCTCTTTCTTAAG cccccttctAAGCGCAGCACAGGCTGGATAGTCCAGGCTAAAGTGGATGTGTACCTCTGGCTCGGCACCAGCAAAGAGACTTCCTATATGATGGAAAATCTCCCAGAAGGCTTTGAGCCACAAGGTGTATTATCAGAGGATGGCAAATGCATCTTTCCAGAGACAATATTTTTCAAAG AAAAGCATGAGTTTCAGCTGAGGTCTCATATGTACCAGGCTCGTGGGCTTATAGCAGCAGACAACACAGGCCTCTCAGACCCCTTTGCAAGGGTGTCATTTCTCTCCAACAGTCAAGTTACTGCT ataattaaccAGACTCTAACGCCGACCTGGAACCAGATGCTGATATTGAATAAGGTGTCTCTGTATGGAGAGCTCAGTGAACTGGTGAAAGAGCCACCTCTGGTTGTTATTGAGGTCTACGATGATGATGCACTG GGAAAAGCAGAGTATCTTGGCTCCACTGTAGCTGTACCAGAGGTCAGGCTGAATGAGGAAATGTATATTCCCCCTCAGCTACAGTACAGTGCTCTGTACTGTGGTGGCCTGTCCGGTGGAGACATACTCGGAGCTTTTGAACTCATTCAG ACAGGACAAAATCCTTTACCTGCCATAGAAGAGCCAGAAGGTGGGAACTACACTGTACCCTCTTACATTCGACCTGTGCTATGCAAGTACAGAATTGAG GTTTTGTTCTGGGGTTTAAGAGAACTGAAGAAAGTACAGCTCCTTTCCGTGGATCGGCCACAGGTCTTCATTGAGTGTGCAGGAAAGGGAATCCACTCGTCTGTGATACAGAGCTACAAGAGCAACCCAAACTTTAGTGTGATTTTGGACTCATTTGATGTG GAGCTGCCTGAAAATGAGTACCTTCACCCCCCTCTCACTGTAACTGTGGTGGACTGGAGAGCCTTTGGGAGAAGCACTTTGGTGGGCAGTCATGTCATAAACAACCTGGGCTTGTTCAAATACACTCCTCCAGCTCTGCCCCCTTCCAGAGCGCAGTCCCAGGACACACTAGCTATAGAACGTAATGAGCTTTTAT TTCTAGCTGCACCGCTTCCTGTACAAGAAGGAACTGAGGCGCAGTCCAGTGGGGATGTTAGCGTTACTATAGATCCAGAGGTGTGTAAGATCCCTGTAACTGAACCAGTGCCTCAGGACAAGGAG ATCAAAGAATCTAGAAAGAGCAAGCGAAGGTCTTCAAAACGAAAGAAACGCACGGCCGCTGATGAGTCTGCTGACAGCGTCATTGACTGGTGGTCCAAGTACTACGCATCAATGGAGAAAATCCAACTG GTAAAACAAAGGGAGATCAATCCATTTCCTGACCTTTATGAAGCTG TTCCTTCACTTCACAATTTGATCTCAGATGGAATTTCTACTCTGG GTAAAGgaatgaaagaaaagaaaagagaggtCTTGAAGGGCTCTGTACTGGAACAGCCCAAAATAGCCACCTtaaca ATATATGACAAGGAGCTGGAGGCAGAGTTTGGTCCTTTCGATGACTGGGTTAAAACATTTGAGCTCTTCCGTGGTAAAGCAAATGAAGGAGACAGCTCTGGTGCTGAGAGGCTTGTAGGAAAGTTCAAG GCTGGGTTCTGTCTGTATAAGCTGCCTGAAGGTGATGAAGGATCTACGGATCCAGGAGAATATAAAATAAGCCAGGGAATTCCACCCAACAGTCCCGTAAACGTCCTAATCAGAGTCTACATTGTTTCA GCCTCAAACCTCCATCCAGCTGACCCTGATGGAAAGGCAGATCCTTACATTGTGCTTAAGCTTGGAAAAACTGAAATCAAAGACAGGGACAATTACATCCCCAAACAACTGAACCCCGTGTTTGGCAG ATCTTTTGAAATCCTTGCCACCTTTCCTAAAGAATCCTTACTAAAGGTTCTCATTTATGATTTTGATTTGGTCGGTGGAGATGATTTGATTGGTGAGACTGAGATTGATTTGGAGAATCGTTTTTATAGCAGGCACAGAGCCACCTGTGGCCTTTCTACTGAATATGCCAT TGATAGCTACAATGCCTGGAGAGACGCCATTAATCCAAGTGACTTGCTGATAAAGCTCTGTAAAGAAAATAAACTGGACCACCCGGTTTTTAGTCCTGGAAGAATAACCATCGGAGATAAAGTTTACACTGGCAAAACTGTATTCATAGATGAAG ACCAGGTGGTCGAGTCTTATGAACACTTGGCTCTGAAGGTGCTACACAGATGGGAAGAGATGCCCGGTGTTGGCTGCAAACTGATTCCAGAGCACATTGAGACCCGCACTCTGTACATAAAGAATAAGCCTGGCATGGACCag GGTCAGCTGCAGATGTGGGTAGACATCTTTCCCATGGACATGCGTCATCCTGGACCTCCTGTGGACATTTCCCCTCGCAAGCCCAAAGG ttACGAGCTGAGGATCATAATCTGGAACACAGAAGATGTCATTTTGGAAGACACAAATTTCCTAACAGGCCAACAATCGAGTGACATCTATGTCAAAGG GTGGCTGAAGGGCCTTGAAGATGATGGCCAGGAAACAGACGTGCATTATAATTCTCTGACCGGTGAGGGCAACTTCAACTGGCGCTTTGTTTTCCCCTTTCACTACCTCCCAGCTGAGAAGCAGGTGGTCATCAGCAAACGAGATCATATCTTTTCTCTGGACAAGACAGAACAGAAGCTGCCTGCAGTCTTAGTGCTGCAGGTGTGGGACTTTGAGAGGCTGTCATCTGATGATTTCCTGG gCTCAGTGGAGTTGGATCTACATGGGTTTCCCCGTGGTGCCAAAACAGCAAAATTATGTAAGATGGACATGCTAACAGACATCAGTGACTCTATATCCATCTTTCAGCAAAAACGTGCCAAAGGCTGGTGGCCTTTTGTGAAGGCTGAAGAGCTCACG GGAAAAGTGGAAGCAGAGTTTCACTTGGTGACAGCGGATGAGGCAGAGAAAAACCCAGTAGGACGAGCACGCAAGGAGCCAGAACCACTGGAAAAACCCAA TCGGCCAGATACAACCTTCTCCTGGTTTGTAAACCCCTTCAAATGCTTCTTCCATCTGATCTGGAAGAACTATAAGAAGTACATCATCGCTGGCCTGGTGTTACTGATCCTGGCTGTGTTCCTCGCTTTGCTGTTCTACACTCTGCCAGGAGCAATAAGCAACAAGATCGTCAGTGGATGA